The stretch of DNA CCAGAAGCCCACCAGCGTTGCCGCTGAAATACACTCCTCTGGGAAAAAAATAGATATCAAAAAATAATTAGTCAAATTATATGTAGTTTGTAGTACTATTTATTTCTAAGCTCTTCCATGATAAATTCGTTTGTATTTAGAAATACAAAAGTTATGTAAACAACGAGTAATACTTTAAAAGTTTAATTCTTTGGACAAGATCATAGTAAAACAGGCCTTGAATTTTTTAGCTAGGGAGATGGATTTTTCTTGGATGTAACTGGGCACGACCTGCTCCTCCGCGGCAAGCCGGCAAGGCGATGAATGCGCAGCAGGGTCATGCTCCGAGTACTGTGGGCCTAGCAAGGCAACAAATGCAGCCCAATCTGGGCGATCCAGGAGGACCTCTCGTGCCGCCGCGGCGTGGGCTCCGCGACCCCTCGTCACCATGTCGACATCGTTTGCCATCGCCCCCACGAGTCGATCCACCCCACGCCGCGCCCGCCTGCACGTGACCTCCGCCGCGGATCCCTCCCCGCCACAACAGTCGCTACCCGCTGGGCCCCGCCTCAGGAGGACCCACCTATCAGTCTTGTATCCCCGCCAGGACCACGTGTAACACGCACTCTCCTCCGTACGTGGGGCCCAGGTAGTTATACGGCCGCTAGGTCCCGCATCGGACGCGCCCGACCGGGACACGACATCCCCGCCGTCTGCCGAGGAGGCCGACGGTCGGGATGCCTCCTGGCACCTGGTCGTCTAGACCCGAGACCTGCAGGACCCACGCGTCAGGGACTCCCGCGCGCGACCACCtgggcgcggccgcggccgtcCACGTCGTCGATGGCGTCGGCGCATCGGCACCGCGGTTGGGTGCACTCCCACCACCATGACGACATCCCTTCTCTTGAAAGTCCGCCCTTCTCTCTGCTCGACTCTTTCCCCACGACTTCgacttcccctctctctctcgatCTCCTCTCTCTCTGTCCACTAGCCATGTTCCTTTAGCGTGAGACGGGGAGCTAGGAATCCACGGCGTCGGAAAAGGCAGCCGCCTGAAGAACCGGTTTCCCCAAGACTTTTGTCCGGCCTGTCCGTCGCGGGATTGGATTCTTCGGCCATGGCTCTCGCCGGCGTACGCCGGCACGCCGGCCAGTTCTTGAGCACCAGCAATGGTGCGCAATTCAGTTGCTTTTCCGAGGTTTATCCACGTATTTCGCCGTTTGGTGTGGAGATTGACGGGTTTCATGTGTTGTGCGTGCAGAGCTCATGGCGGCGTCGCTCTCGACGGCGAGCTGCGCGAAGGAGATGCAGAAGGCGGAGGGGGGCGGGTGCCGCGACgacgcggcggcgctgcggctcAAGGAGGTGGCCATGGCGGCGATACTGGTGGCCGGGGTGCTCGGGGTGGGCCTGCCGCTCGCGGGCCGGAAGCGCCGCGCGATGCGCACGGACAGCGCCGCGTTCATGGCGGCCAAGGCGTTCGCGGCCGGGGTCATCCTCGCCACGGGGTTCGTCCACATGCTGCACGACGCCCAGCACGCGCTCTCCAGCCCATGCCTCCCCGCCGTGCCGTGGCGACGGTTCCCGTTCCCCGGGTTcgtcgccatggccgccgcgctCGCCACGCTGGTGCTCGACTTCCTCGCCACCAGGTTCTACGAGACCAAGCACCGCGACGAGGCCGCGCGCGTCAAGGCAGCCGCAGCAGCCGCGCTcgccgcggcctcctccgcGTCAGCGAGTGACGAGGACATCACCGTGGTCACCGTCGTCGAGGACGAGCGCAAGGCCCCGCTCTTGGAAACGCACTGCCACGGACACTCGCACGGACACAGACACAGCCACAGCCATGGGCACGAGCTGGTACAAGCAGAGGGCCGCGAGGGGGATGTGTCCGAGCATGTCCGCTCTGTCGTCGTGTCACAGGTGGTTGTTTGATCAGCTCATTTGGGATGCTTTGATGCTTCATGGAGCACACTGTGATGACCATTGCCTTGGTTGCAGATACTGGAGATGGGGATAGTGTCTCACTCTGTGATCATCGGGTTGTCACTGGGAGTATCGCGGAGCCCGTGCACAATCAGGCCACTTGTCGCGGCACTTTCTTTCCACCAGTTCTTCGAGGGTTTTgcattaggcgggtgcattgcTCAGGTGAGAATTTCAGTAAGCTTCCATCGAGTAATTCTCAATTTCACGTTATTTAATTAATCAATAAAACTTTACCAAGCTCTATTGGCACCATGATGGATGATTTTGCACATAGTGAAGAACATGGAAGTGGAATTATTTAGATTGCTCTAGTTTCCAGCAGTTGATCTGTTTGGTAGCGTGTACGGGGTCCTACATTTACTTTCGTCTGGATTTGCTCCTTTGTCAATTTGATGGTTGGGGAATCAGTCTTTAAGAGCATGGACCCCGTCCTTGAAACTTTAGAAAAACTAATTTGTGGATGTTCCATCATGGCATGTCAAAATTTGTTTAAATTACTGTGCAAGAATAAATCAAAATGTAGAGTAGTAACATGACGAGTTTATTTCTGCTTTAAATTTAGtgtttgtgtaaaaatttaTCCTGTTATTCCAATATCTCCTCATGAATAAGACAAACCCAAATTAGATATTGCTCATTCTTAGGTGGAACGTTATTTATTCTTTTTGGTGCTAGTGTATTTATCAGTCTCTAGGTGCCCACTACTTTTGGGGGGACATCCCTCACCGAAACCAACTGTTTCATACTATGATGTTGAACTCCTTTAGTTAATATATTATATAATTTCTCATTGGTGGAAAAATCCAGCTGATACTCACGCCTCAACTTGATATGGGGTGAATATAATTTGTTTGTGTTTCTTTCAATTGTTCCTTTTACTAACCTTTCAAGTTGGCTGTTTCAACCTTCCAAACTGATGTTTGTGACCACTTGACATCAGGAATTCAGACCTCTGCGCTATTGACCTTCTCCCAAATCATTTGTTTAATGTTTCCAAAACTACTATTTTGGCAATACTTGTACTGTTTTTTATACTTGATTGGTTACAAAAAATGGTGTTGGCATGCCAGAGTTCAAACATTTGACTTTAATAGTGTAACTGGGTAGTGTACTTGTTGCAGTATCTTTCTTCTCTCCTTACAGTTTCTGTTCGTTTATTCATGTAAATGGTCATCCATGACTTTTCTTTCAAGTTATGGTTGCCTACTATACTTTATAAATAGGATTTTGCGGAGTCATGACAATTTGGTTGGATGTCCATTTACTGACTGGATCGCATTAGCACTAAACAGGCTCTGAAAAATGCATGGACATGTTTGCATTGCTTGTTTACTTTATCTTTGACATTTATTTTACTCATTTTATTTTCCTTGGTTAGCTGTCTGCGATGCTGCCTTTTTCTCAATTAAATTATCAGTTGACCCACTACCAAAGTATCTCCCTACAGGCACAATTCAAGAACCTTTCAGCGGTTCTAATGGCATCCTTCTTTGCCATTACAACACCGGCAGGGATAGCTGCTGGGGCAGGCTTGTCCACATTTTACAATCCAAATAGCCCGAGGGCTCTTGTGATTGAGGGCATTCTTGATTCGGTGTCGGCCGGCATCCTCATATACATGTCGCTGGTGGATCTCATTGCTGCAGACTTCTTGGGTTCAAAGATGACAGGGTCGCTGCGACAGCAAGTGATGGCATACATCGCACTGTTCCTTGGTGCAATCTCCATGTCATCACTTGCAATATGGGCTTGAGACCTGCCTTTGATCATCCGGTAAAAGGTGCAGTAACCTCCCGAGGAAATTCCTGTTGCGTGTGTACAGTTCTAATGGTACGCTGTATTTTGTTGTGTCTCGTAGTAGTAGTTTGCTGGGGGCTCATCATAGGATAACATGCCCTGTTTTTGAGGGGCATGAAAGAAACACCACCCTATGTAAAAAGGGGGGCTCTTGTACCCGCACTGCCCCAATAGTGGCGGTTCCATAGGTGAGATGTTGACGGTGGGTTTCTATTGTACTCGAGTGTGTAACTGCTGTGGTTCTCTGAAACGGCGAGCAAGCAATGAAATGTATGACAGCCGCTGCATCTGCTGCTGGCTTTGAATTTGATGTTTCTGTGGCTGGTCCTCAGTCCTCTATTGTCAAATTCTAACGGCGTTGGCAGATTACCGACACTTGAGATCTGCACCAAAGGCTTCAGCATCGTTTAGTCATGGAGGTGGAGTTTCAAATGCACTTTTGTGCTGTGCGGTCCATGGAGTAGAATCTACCGTTCTTTGCGAGATGTGATGTTTATGGAGTACTAGAGTCCTCGAATGGCAATGCCTGCAAGTGGAGAATCTAAGCCGAAAGGCAATGTGGTGGTTTAAACTCACCCATCTTTTTTCTTTGCGAGTGCGCCGTGCTCCTGTTGCTGCAAGTGCCGAAGAACATTCAGACGGCCAAGAGGAAACTGCAATCACAGGTGGTGACACAACTTGCGCGCCTTTTTAGCCCCTTTTTGCTTTAGAGTTTTTGACTCTCGCGAGGCCATTCTTTTTACAGTTTGAGGTGTTTAGTTTTCAACGACAAAAAAAGCAATAGAAAAAAACGGACTCTAGCACTGTTTTGTGAATAaaattgtgacagttcatgtatttgtaaactaGATATATtgtgttagtgtgaaatatgtgtttatttgtataaagttaagtgtgtttatgtgaagcttttgaaaaatttaaagtgcaagtaaaaagggtatttttgtaattacagaaaaacctagggttgtttttgcaaaatgtgttgtatgggaggtaatttcaaaataagggaagggtgattttgcaaaggtgtttttcttattctatccctgtaaaaattatgtaattatccgaaagtttcatttgaaatgtgtgt from Panicum hallii strain FIL2 chromosome 3, PHallii_v3.1, whole genome shotgun sequence encodes:
- the LOC112886161 gene encoding zinc transporter 7-like, yielding MALAGVRRHAGQFLSTSNELMAASLSTASCAKEMQKAEGGGCRDDAAALRLKEVAMAAILVAGVLGVGLPLAGRKRRAMRTDSAAFMAAKAFAAGVILATGFVHMLHDAQHALSSPCLPAVPWRRFPFPGFVAMAAALATLVLDFLATRFYETKHRDEAARVKAAAAAALAAASSASASDEDITVVTVVEDERKAPLLETHCHGHSHGHRHSHSHGHELVQAEGREGDVSEHVRSVVVSQILEMGIVSHSVIIGLSLGVSRSPCTIRPLVAALSFHQFFEGFALGGCIAQAQFKNLSAVLMASFFAITTPAGIAAGAGLSTFYNPNSPRALVIEGILDSVSAGILIYMSLVDLIAADFLGSKMTGSLRQQVMAYIALFLGAISMSSLAIWA